In a genomic window of Desulfovibrio inopinatus DSM 10711:
- a CDS encoding RelA/SpoT family protein codes for MIRIHEIIEKISSYLNEADVALVQKAYVFSARAHLGQTRLSGEPYLSHPLEAANILADMRLDAATIAAGLLHDTVEDTQTTVDELEELFGEEVADIVDGVTKISLMTFDSKEEAQSENIRKLILAMAEDIRVVLVKLADRLHNMRTLDFQKHYKQALISRETLEIYAPLASRLGLYRIKTELEDLSLKYLKPDVYAQINEGIAKSHTAGEVYIERVIQFIESLLDENSIKGRVYGRRKHIFSIYHKMKQQGLTLDQVYDIIAFRVIVRSLKDCYAVLGLVHSLWKPVHGRFKDYISMPKNNMYQSLHTTVVGPEGERIEIQIRTDEMNQLAEFGVAAHWRYKEKGKGGFKAKDVERFTWLRQIMDWQRHTNDPREFMTTLRYDLFQDEVYVFTPQGEVKELPEGATPIDFAYLIHTEVGDHCAGAKINGRLQPLATALKNGDTVAIFTDNHRTPSRDWLKIVKTAKARTRIKHWIRTEERSRSIALGKEMLEKEGRKVGINLQKVHKDGSLDELAKDFSFPNADELFSAVGYVRITARKVLGRLQAKNEEAKPGTGQKVEPVKETKKKDTAKEPGSDSVRIKGVDDVLVHFAGCCHPLPGEPIVGYISRGRGVVVHTHDCPNVATFEPERLLQISWEGESDHPYPAKIELITKNKPGVLANIANLMAHESVNISSGTFRSTVEGKTNIEFTVEVKDSDHLYHVMEMMRKIEDVHEVTRHVVHGPVSQNRDS; via the coding sequence ATGATTCGGATTCATGAAATAATAGAGAAGATATCGTCGTATCTCAACGAAGCTGATGTGGCTCTCGTACAAAAGGCCTATGTGTTCTCGGCTCGGGCTCACTTGGGACAAACCCGCCTTTCGGGTGAACCCTATTTGTCGCACCCTCTTGAAGCAGCCAATATTTTAGCGGATATGCGGCTCGATGCGGCCACCATCGCAGCGGGACTCCTGCACGATACGGTTGAAGACACCCAAACTACGGTGGACGAACTGGAAGAACTCTTCGGCGAAGAAGTGGCCGACATCGTAGATGGCGTCACGAAGATCAGCCTGATGACCTTCGACTCCAAAGAAGAAGCTCAATCCGAGAATATTCGTAAGCTCATTCTCGCCATGGCCGAGGATATCCGAGTCGTGCTCGTGAAGCTGGCGGACCGGCTGCATAATATGCGCACGCTTGATTTTCAGAAGCACTACAAACAAGCGCTCATCTCCCGAGAAACCCTTGAAATCTATGCTCCTCTGGCCAGCCGCCTGGGCTTGTACCGCATCAAAACCGAACTCGAAGACCTGAGCCTCAAATATCTCAAGCCGGATGTCTATGCCCAGATTAATGAGGGTATTGCCAAAAGCCATACGGCCGGTGAAGTCTATATTGAAAGAGTCATTCAGTTTATTGAAAGTCTTCTCGATGAAAACAGCATCAAGGGGCGGGTTTATGGACGGCGCAAACATATTTTCAGCATTTACCACAAAATGAAGCAGCAAGGCCTGACGCTTGATCAGGTCTATGACATCATTGCTTTCCGCGTCATCGTCCGTTCGCTCAAAGATTGTTATGCCGTGCTCGGACTGGTTCACTCGCTGTGGAAGCCGGTCCATGGTCGGTTCAAAGACTATATTTCGATGCCGAAAAACAACATGTATCAGAGCTTGCATACCACGGTGGTGGGGCCGGAGGGCGAGCGCATCGAAATTCAAATTCGTACCGATGAAATGAACCAACTCGCCGAGTTCGGTGTGGCTGCACACTGGCGCTACAAAGAAAAAGGCAAGGGCGGGTTCAAAGCCAAGGACGTAGAACGTTTCACCTGGCTACGCCAGATCATGGACTGGCAACGTCATACCAACGACCCTCGCGAGTTCATGACGACGCTACGCTACGACCTGTTTCAGGACGAGGTCTATGTCTTTACGCCGCAGGGTGAGGTCAAAGAACTTCCCGAAGGTGCCACGCCGATCGATTTTGCCTACCTCATTCATACCGAAGTCGGTGACCATTGCGCCGGCGCGAAGATCAACGGCCGACTGCAACCGCTGGCTACCGCGCTCAAGAACGGGGATACGGTCGCCATTTTTACGGATAACCACCGCACCCCGAGCCGTGACTGGCTCAAGATCGTCAAAACCGCCAAAGCACGCACCCGCATTAAGCACTGGATTCGTACGGAAGAACGCTCTCGCAGCATTGCCCTGGGTAAGGAAATGCTGGAGAAAGAAGGCCGCAAGGTGGGGATAAACCTGCAAAAGGTCCACAAAGACGGCTCCTTAGACGAACTCGCCAAAGACTTTTCTTTTCCGAATGCCGATGAGCTCTTTTCGGCCGTGGGCTATGTCCGCATCACGGCGCGTAAAGTGCTTGGTCGATTGCAGGCCAAGAACGAAGAGGCCAAACCAGGCACCGGACAGAAAGTCGAGCCGGTCAAAGAGACGAAAAAGAAGGACACGGCCAAAGAGCCGGGATCGGATTCGGTGCGAATCAAGGGCGTTGACGATGTGCTGGTTCATTTTGCCGGTTGCTGTCATCCGCTGCCCGGTGAACCGATTGTCGGCTATATCAGCCGGGGCCGTGGGGTTGTTGTGCATACTCACGATTGTCCCAACGTGGCAACCTTCGAACCGGAACGGCTGCTGCAAATTTCCTGGGAAGGCGAAAGCGACCATCCCTATCCGGCCAAGATTGAACTCATCACCAAGAACAAGCCGGGCGTCCTGGCCAATATTGCCAACCTCATGGCTCATGAAAGCGTCAATATTTCCTCGGGGACATTCCGTTCAACCGTGGAAGGGAAAACGAATATCGAGTTTACGGTTGAAGTTAAAGATTCCGATCACCTGTATCATGTTATGGAGATGATGCGGAAAATTGAGGATGTACACGAAGTAACGCGTCATGTCGTACATGGTCCGGTGTCGCAGAATCGGGACTCATAA
- a CDS encoding peptide-binding protein — protein sequence MNTLVFLGLFFAFFYAFAVGKGIVWADSGADQCVPREAAHVGGRIVRASLADATTLLPPLATDEASFDIMNQVYVALVRYDKDLNLVDWAARSHEVIENGTAIQFTLRDDIRWTDGTPLTVADVQFTYKCMIDPKTPTAYAEDFLNVASLEQTGPWSFVVRYKEVRADSLATWAFPILPAHLLEGTNITKSTLGRKPIGAGPFVLSSWKTGRHIVLRANPDYFLGRPYIDEAVIRVIPDDATMFLELSAGNIDVMTLSPLQYMRQTSGPAWDRKFVKMRYLDASYIYLAYNQKHPFFKDVRVRRAIAHAVDKREIIKGVLLGQGVPARGPYMPGTWMYNTRIQDYDYNPEKARALLAEAGFVDTDGDGIVEQDGRPFVFTILVNQGNMRRAKIAAIIQYRLAFVGIRVTVRTVEWAAFIKNFVNTGRFDAVVLGWNILPDPDIFDVWHSSKIDGGLNFIAFNDPELDQLLETGRTTLDRSERKRMYDRVQVILHEKQPYLFLYVPYALPIVSSRIKNVCPAPAGIDYNFDRWWVSAPDNTQALQK from the coding sequence ATGAATACGCTTGTTTTTCTTGGGCTTTTCTTTGCCTTTTTTTATGCCTTCGCAGTGGGGAAGGGCATAGTTTGGGCCGATTCGGGGGCAGACCAATGCGTTCCCCGCGAAGCCGCTCATGTTGGTGGCCGCATTGTACGTGCCAGCTTGGCCGATGCGACGACGTTGTTGCCTCCATTGGCGACGGACGAAGCGTCATTCGATATCATGAACCAGGTGTATGTGGCGCTGGTCCGTTATGATAAAGATCTCAACCTCGTGGATTGGGCCGCCCGATCACATGAAGTGATCGAGAACGGAACCGCCATCCAATTTACGCTGCGTGATGATATCCGATGGACAGACGGGACACCATTGACCGTGGCCGATGTACAATTCACGTACAAATGTATGATCGACCCCAAAACTCCAACGGCTTATGCCGAAGATTTTCTCAACGTTGCCAGCCTTGAACAGACGGGGCCGTGGTCCTTTGTCGTGCGCTATAAAGAAGTGCGCGCCGACTCTCTGGCAACCTGGGCGTTTCCCATCCTGCCTGCGCACCTGCTGGAGGGGACCAATATTACCAAAAGTACGCTTGGTCGCAAGCCCATTGGTGCAGGCCCATTTGTTTTGTCTTCCTGGAAAACCGGACGGCATATCGTGTTGCGTGCGAATCCCGATTATTTCTTGGGTCGACCGTATATTGATGAGGCGGTTATTCGGGTTATTCCCGACGACGCGACCATGTTTTTGGAACTTTCGGCCGGGAATATCGACGTCATGACCTTGTCACCGTTGCAGTATATGCGCCAGACAAGCGGGCCGGCATGGGATCGAAAGTTTGTGAAAATGCGCTATCTCGATGCCAGCTACATCTATTTGGCCTATAATCAGAAACATCCATTTTTCAAGGATGTGCGCGTACGCCGGGCCATCGCCCATGCCGTCGACAAGCGCGAAATCATCAAGGGTGTACTCCTTGGTCAAGGCGTGCCAGCTAGAGGACCGTATATGCCGGGAACATGGATGTATAATACCCGGATTCAGGACTATGACTACAACCCGGAAAAGGCCCGGGCACTGTTGGCCGAAGCCGGATTCGTCGACACGGATGGAGATGGCATTGTGGAGCAAGACGGTCGTCCCTTTGTGTTCACCATTCTCGTCAATCAGGGCAATATGCGTCGCGCCAAGATAGCAGCCATCATACAATATCGTTTGGCGTTTGTCGGCATTCGGGTCACGGTGCGGACGGTGGAATGGGCCGCCTTTATCAAGAATTTCGTCAATACGGGGCGTTTCGATGCGGTGGTTCTGGGTTGGAATATTCTACCCGATCCGGATATTTTCGACGTATGGCATTCCTCCAAAATCGATGGTGGTCTTAATTTTATTGCATTCAATGATCCGGAACTTGACCAATTACTTGAGACCGGCCGCACAACACTTGACCGCTCTGAGCGCAAGCGTATGTATGATAGAGTGCAAGTCATATTACACGAAAAACAGCCGTATCTGTTTTTGTACGTGCCCTATGCCTTGCCCATTGTATCGAGTCGCATTAAGAACGTTTGCCCGGCACCAGCCGGTATTGATTATAATTTTGACCGATGGTGGGTGTCAGCCCCCGACAACACACAAGCCCTGCAGAAGTAA